In the genome of Grus americana isolate bGruAme1 chromosome 16, bGruAme1.mat, whole genome shotgun sequence, one region contains:
- the NIPSNAP1 gene encoding protein NipSnap homolog 1, translating into MAAARASGSAVLRRLRGGGGAPGGARGYSRDAEGSWFRSLFVHKVDPRKDAHSNLLSKKETSNLYKIQFHNVKPECLDAYNSLTEEVLPKLHLDADYPCDLVGNWNTWYGEQDQAVHLWRFSGGYPALMDCMNKLKQNKEYLDFRKERSRMLLSRRNQLLLEFSFWNEPLPRQGPNIYELRTYKLKPGTMIEWGNNWARAIKYRQENQEAVGGFFSQIGELYVVHHLWAYKDLQSREETRNAAWRKRGWDENVYYTVPLIRTMESRIMIPLKISPLQ; encoded by the exons atggcggcggcgcgggcgagCGGGAGCGCGGTGCTGCGGCGgctgcggggcggcggcggggcccccGGCGGAGCGCG GGGGTACTCGAGGGATGCCGAGGGCAGCTGGTTCCGCTCCCTCTTTGTGCACAAGGTGGATCCCCGCAAGGACGCCCATTCCAACCTCCTCTCCAAGAAGGAGACCAGCAACCTCTACAAGATCCAGT ttCACAATGTGAAGCCGGAGTGTCTGGATGCCTACAACAGCCTGAC AGAGGAGGTGCTACCCAAGCTTCACTTGGATGCCGACTACCCCTGCGACCTGGTGGGGAACTGGAACACGTGGTACGGCGAGCAGGACCAGGCAg TGCATCTCTGGCGCTTCTCCGGTGGGTACCCGGCCCTCATGGACTGCATGAACAAGCTCAAACAGAACAAG GAGTACCTGGACTTCCGCAAGGAGAGGAGCCGGATGCTGCTGTCCCGCAGGAACCAGCTGCTCCTGGAGTTCAGCTTCTGGAACGAACCCCTGCCACGCCAGGGACCAAACATCTACGAGCTGAGGACCTACAAGCTGAAG CCAGGGACCATGATCGAATGGGGCAACAACTG GGCTCGGGCCATTAAGTACCGTCAGGAGAACCAGGAGGCGGTCGGTGGGTTCTTCTCCCAGATTGGGGAGCTGTACGTCGTGCACCACCTCTGGG CCTACAAGGACCTGCAGTCCCGGGAGGAGACGAGGAACGCGGCCTGGAGGAAGAGGGGCTGGGACGAGAACGTGTATTACACGG tcCCGCTGATCCGGACCATGGAGTCGCGGATAATGATTCCTCTGAAGATCTCGCCCCTGCAGTGA